In Candidatus Methylomirabilota bacterium, a genomic segment contains:
- the leuC gene encoding 3-isopropylmalate dehydratase large subunit, producing the protein MADTLLEKVWQAHTVRTMPSGHTQLFVGLHLIHEVTSPQAFQMIREAGFKVRFPERTFATIDHIVPTASQLRPFNDVLAEDMTVHLVRSCQDYGIPLFDLDSGRQGIVHVIGPELGLTQPGIIIACGDSHTSTHGALGALAFGIGTSQVRDVLATQCLAIAKPKLRQIRVDGQLARGVYAKDVILTIIQRLGVKGGVGYAYEYSGSAVEAMSLEERLTICNMSSEAGARVGYVNPDEATFAYLKGRPFAPQGEAYDRAVAWWKSMATDPGAPFDDMVCLDAESIQPMVTWGINPGQSVGVNKRIPHPADAPESDQASWTEALAFMSFEPGRPMMGIPIDVAFIGSCTNARLSDLRTAAAVARGRKVAKGVRALVVPGSQAVAKAAEDEGLHQIFLDAGFEWRKAGCSLCLGMNEDKLKGRQICASSSNRNFKGRQGSPTGRTLLMSPAMVVAAAIAGEVADVRELLK; encoded by the coding sequence ATGGCTGATACGCTGCTCGAAAAAGTCTGGCAGGCCCACACGGTCCGGACGATGCCTTCGGGTCACACGCAGCTCTTCGTCGGCCTACACCTTATCCACGAGGTAACGAGCCCGCAGGCCTTCCAAATGATACGGGAGGCGGGCTTCAAGGTCCGTTTTCCGGAAAGGACCTTTGCCACGATTGATCACATTGTTCCCACCGCCTCCCAACTGCGCCCTTTCAACGATGTCCTGGCCGAGGATATGACCGTCCACCTCGTCAGGAGCTGTCAGGACTACGGTATTCCGCTCTTCGATCTGGACAGCGGCCGGCAGGGCATCGTCCATGTTATCGGGCCGGAACTGGGTCTGACTCAACCCGGAATAATCATTGCCTGTGGCGATAGCCACACCTCCACCCACGGGGCCCTCGGGGCTCTGGCCTTCGGCATTGGCACGAGTCAGGTACGGGATGTTCTCGCAACGCAGTGCCTGGCGATTGCCAAGCCTAAACTGCGACAGATCCGAGTGGACGGTCAGCTCGCGCGCGGCGTGTACGCCAAGGACGTGATCCTTACGATTATCCAGCGGCTCGGCGTCAAGGGGGGGGTGGGCTATGCCTACGAGTATTCCGGGTCGGCAGTCGAGGCGATGTCATTGGAGGAGCGCCTTACCATCTGCAACATGAGCAGTGAGGCTGGTGCTCGGGTAGGCTACGTGAACCCCGACGAAGCGACGTTCGCATACCTCAAGGGCCGCCCCTTCGCGCCGCAGGGCGAGGCGTATGACCGTGCGGTGGCGTGGTGGAAGAGTATGGCAACAGACCCAGGCGCACCCTTCGATGACATGGTCTGCCTAGACGCCGAATCAATCCAACCCATGGTCACGTGGGGGATCAATCCGGGTCAATCCGTAGGGGTGAATAAGCGCATCCCTCATCCGGCCGACGCGCCCGAGTCGGACCAGGCTTCCTGGACCGAGGCCTTGGCTTTTATGTCCTTCGAGCCCGGGCGGCCAATGATGGGTATCCCCATCGATGTGGCCTTCATTGGCTCTTGCACCAACGCGCGGCTCTCCGACCTGCGGACCGCCGCTGCCGTCGCCCGTGGACGGAAGGTGGCAAAGGGGGTACGCGCCCTGGTGGTGCCGGGTTCTCAGGCCGTAGCCAAGGCAGCCGAGGACGAGGGACTCCACCAGATCTTCCTTGATGCAGGATTCGAGTGGCGCAAGGCCGGCTGTTCCCTGTGCCTGGGTATGAACGAGGATAAGCTGAAAGGCCGGCAGATCTGTGCCTCCTCGAGCAACCGGAACTTCAAGGGGCGCCAGGGGAGCCCGACGGGGCGGACGCTGCTTATGAGCCCGGCTATGGTGGTCGCGGCGGCGATCGCGGGGGAGGTCGCCGATGTGAGGGAGCTACTGAAATGA
- a CDS encoding 3-isopropylmalate dehydratase small subunit gives MSQVAVRQQIVGRGIPLPGNDIDTDRILPARFLKSVTFEGLEEHVFEDDRLQAPDHPFNQSRYGGATVLLVGHNFGCGSSREHAPEALRRWGIQGIVGQAFAEIFIGNCTALGIPCLGVGREDLEWLMGTVAQHPEREIILDVENRQVRAGERVIPAMIPDAHRNQLLTGTWNATLVLLEAGEEIERVAKSLPYMIGY, from the coding sequence ATGAGCCAGGTTGCTGTTCGGCAGCAGATCGTGGGCCGAGGTATCCCCCTTCCCGGCAACGACATCGACACCGACCGGATCCTTCCTGCCCGGTTCCTGAAAAGCGTGACATTCGAGGGACTCGAGGAGCACGTCTTCGAGGATGATCGCCTCCAGGCACCCGACCACCCCTTCAACCAATCCCGGTACGGCGGAGCTACGGTCCTGCTGGTCGGCCATAACTTCGGCTGCGGCTCATCGCGGGAGCATGCCCCGGAGGCGCTGCGGCGTTGGGGAATCCAGGGGATCGTCGGCCAGGCTTTCGCGGAGATTTTTATCGGGAATTGCACCGCCCTCGGCATCCCCTGTCTCGGGGTGGGTAGGGAGGATCTGGAATGGTTGATGGGGACCGTGGCGCAACATCCGGAGCGGGAGATCATCCTGGACGTCGAGAACCGACAGGTGCGTGCCGGAGAGCGGGTCATCCCCGCGATGATCCCAGACGCCCACCGCAATCAACTCTTGACGGGGACCTGGAACGCCACGCTGGTTCTCCTTGAGGCGGGAGAGGAGATTGAGCGAGTTGCCAAAAGCCTTCCTTACATGATCGGGTACTAA